A stretch of Desulfovibrio sp. UIB00 DNA encodes these proteins:
- the ribB gene encoding 3,4-dihydroxy-2-butanone-4-phosphate synthase, producing MHQSSLSLASFGTSEERVRAALASLRKGGGVCVVDDENRENEGDLIFSAQHITVPQMAMLIRHCSGIVCLCLTDDHVQRLDLPMMTDHNTNTQGTAFTVTIEAATGVTTGVSAADRVATIKAAAAPDAKPAHLRRPGHVFPLRARPGGVLERRGHTEATVDLMRMAGLEPCGVLCELTMDDGEMARLPEVACFARAHNMPLCSVEDIAAWRLAMGDLHLAASA from the coding sequence ATGCATCAGTCCTCATTATCCCTTGCTTCTTTCGGCACCTCTGAAGAACGTGTTCGCGCTGCTCTTGCCTCATTGCGCAAAGGCGGCGGCGTTTGCGTTGTGGATGACGAAAACCGCGAAAACGAAGGCGACCTCATTTTCAGCGCGCAGCATATCACGGTGCCGCAGATGGCTATGCTGATCCGGCATTGCAGCGGCATTGTCTGCCTGTGCCTCACGGACGATCATGTGCAGCGTCTTGACCTGCCCATGATGACCGACCACAACACCAACACGCAGGGAACTGCCTTTACCGTCACCATTGAGGCAGCCACGGGCGTTACCACGGGTGTTTCCGCCGCTGACCGCGTCGCCACCATCAAGGCCGCCGCAGCGCCCGATGCCAAGCCCGCCCATCTGCGCCGCCCCGGCCATGTGTTCCCCTTGCGGGCACGCCCCGGCGGCGTGCTTGAACGGCGCGGGCACACGGAAGCCACAGTTGACCTCATGCGTATGGCAGGCCTTGAGCCCTGCGGCGTACTTTGCGAGCTGACCATGGATGACGGCGAAATGGCCCGCCTGCCCGAAGTTGCGTGCTTTGCCCGCGCCCACAACATGCCTTTGTGCAGTGTGGAAGATATTGCTGCGTGGAGGTTGGCTATGGGTGATCTGCATCTTGCCGCCAGTGCTTAA